From Alienimonas californiensis, a single genomic window includes:
- a CDS encoding PQQ-binding-like beta-propeller repeat protein — MSDASASESAPPAAAVPPPAHAPGSPWRGAGLVVITLALIAPIAAWLLLDWLTDGDATFGTMVLLGTLSAAALAAFCLLWFYSGWTWRARLGTTAAAAAVVGGLWFLFPPQWNGAMQISGFRYRFAPNAEERIAAFVAANPEAPTAAKQAADAPPLVAGPDDWPGFRGPGRDGIKLDAAIPTNWAEDLPETVWRHPVGLGWGGFSVVDDRCFTLEQRGNEETVACYDADSGAPLWTHGEPARFPRIAPNGGDGPASTPLFHEGAVYSMGSTGLVTCVDARTGTLRWKRELIPSGENIQWGLACSPLIVDGALVVLPGAAAGPGSAFMGLDPATGETLWASGDDAGSYSSPVTAELGGVRQILAFGATALHGLSVDGAPLWEIPWTNQAEVNAALPLVVADQVFLSSGYGTGAGLYKVADSGDDWGTEEVWRTENRFKLKFNDAILHEGFVYGLDEGILSCVEYSSGKRMWKRGRYGYGQCLLLGTENGEPVLLITCEDGDLALVAASPDGFEELIRYSDAAGETLLSGICWNHAAYFRGRLLWRNGTEAVCVRLAEEPAPSEPASDEATN; from the coding sequence GTGTCCGACGCTTCCGCTTCCGAATCCGCCCCCCCGGCCGCCGCCGTCCCGCCGCCCGCCCACGCGCCGGGGAGCCCTTGGCGAGGGGCCGGATTGGTTGTGATCACGCTGGCGCTGATCGCTCCGATCGCGGCGTGGCTGCTGCTCGACTGGCTCACCGACGGAGACGCCACCTTCGGGACGATGGTGCTGCTCGGGACCCTGTCGGCCGCGGCGTTGGCGGCGTTCTGCCTGCTGTGGTTCTACTCCGGCTGGACGTGGCGTGCCCGGCTCGGGACGACGGCCGCCGCCGCCGCCGTCGTCGGCGGCCTCTGGTTCCTGTTCCCCCCGCAGTGGAACGGGGCGATGCAGATCAGCGGGTTCCGCTACCGCTTCGCTCCGAATGCGGAGGAGCGAATCGCGGCGTTCGTCGCGGCGAACCCGGAGGCGCCAACCGCGGCGAAGCAGGCCGCGGACGCACCGCCGCTGGTCGCCGGCCCCGACGACTGGCCCGGCTTCCGGGGTCCGGGGCGGGATGGAATAAAGCTCGACGCCGCCATTCCCACGAACTGGGCGGAGGACCTGCCCGAGACGGTCTGGCGGCACCCCGTCGGCTTGGGGTGGGGCGGGTTCAGCGTGGTCGACGATCGCTGCTTCACGCTGGAACAGCGGGGGAACGAGGAGACCGTGGCCTGTTACGACGCCGACAGCGGAGCCCCGCTCTGGACGCACGGCGAACCGGCCCGGTTCCCCCGGATCGCCCCCAACGGCGGCGACGGCCCGGCCAGCACGCCGCTGTTTCACGAAGGAGCCGTTTACAGCATGGGATCGACCGGGCTGGTCACCTGCGTCGACGCCCGTACCGGCACGCTGCGCTGGAAGCGTGAACTGATTCCCAGCGGCGAGAACATTCAGTGGGGCCTAGCGTGCAGCCCGCTGATCGTCGACGGCGCCCTCGTCGTGCTCCCCGGCGCCGCGGCCGGGCCGGGATCTGCGTTCATGGGGCTCGATCCGGCGACCGGCGAAACCCTCTGGGCCAGCGGCGACGACGCCGGCAGCTACAGTTCGCCCGTCACGGCGGAACTGGGGGGCGTCCGGCAGATCCTCGCGTTCGGCGCCACGGCGCTGCACGGCCTGTCCGTCGACGGCGCCCCCCTGTGGGAGATCCCCTGGACGAACCAGGCCGAGGTGAACGCCGCCCTGCCGCTCGTCGTCGCCGACCAAGTGTTCCTCTCCAGCGGCTACGGCACCGGCGCCGGCCTCTACAAGGTCGCCGACTCCGGCGACGACTGGGGGACGGAGGAAGTCTGGCGGACGGAGAACCGCTTCAAGCTGAAGTTCAACGACGCGATCCTGCACGAGGGCTTCGTCTACGGCCTCGACGAAGGCATCCTCAGTTGCGTTGAGTACTCCTCCGGCAAACGGATGTGGAAGCGGGGCCGCTACGGCTACGGGCAATGCCTGCTGCTGGGAACCGAGAACGGCGAGCCGGTTCTGCTGATCACCTGCGAGGACGGCGACCTGGCGCTGGTCGCCGCCTCCCCCGACGGGTTCGAAGAACTGATCCGCTACAGCGACGCCGCCGGCGAGACGCTGCTGTCCGGCATCTGCTGGAACCACGCCGCGTATTTCCGCGGACGGCTCCTCTGGCGCAACGGCACCGAGGCGGTCTGCGTGCGGCTGGCGGAGGAACCCGCGCCGAGCGAACCGGCGTCCGACGAGGCGACGAACTGA
- a CDS encoding FHA domain-containing protein — MRAELLPPVGPAVRLKRDLTVIGRKRNVCDVIIERDSVSALHCLLVKTDGLLFVRDLGSTNGTTVNGQRITRGALLPDDELGVGGVKFRVKLGPGTEDFGVGEASQKTEAVRAVR; from the coding sequence ATGCGCGCCGAACTGCTTCCCCCCGTCGGTCCGGCGGTCCGGCTCAAACGCGACCTGACCGTCATCGGCCGCAAACGCAACGTGTGCGACGTGATCATCGAGCGGGACAGCGTCTCCGCCCTGCACTGCCTGCTGGTCAAGACCGACGGCCTGCTGTTCGTCCGCGACCTCGGCAGCACGAACGGCACCACGGTCAACGGCCAGCGCATTACCCGCGGAGCCCTGCTGCCGGACGACGAACTCGGCGTGGGCGGGGTGAAGTTCCGCGTGAAGCTCGGCCCCGGGACCGAGGACTTCGGCGTCGGCGAAGCCAGCCAGAAAACCGAGGCCGTCCGGGCGGTTCGTTAG
- the ppdK gene encoding pyruvate, phosphate dikinase, translating into MAEQHVYSFGAGAADGDRTMKNTLGGKGANLAEMSKTGLPVPAGFTITTDVCVHYSKNKGEYPAGVKEQVDAAIRKVEKAMGAEFGSTTNPLLLSCRSGARESMPGMMDTVLNIGLNEKTVDALIKQSGDERFAWDSYRRFVQMYGDVVLGVDRDEQNEDPFETIIDEAREKAGVEYDHELSADQLKEIVAEFKKVVKEQKGRDFPDDPMEQLWGAIGAVFDSWDNDRAVVYRRQYGIPHEWGTATNVQAMVFGNLGNDCATGVGMTRDGADGTPGFNGDYLINAQGEDVVAGIRTPKRIEETFEKDMPAAFKELTEIGERLEAHYKDIQDIEFTVQKGKVWMLQTRNAKRTGFAAVRIAHDLVEEGVIDSKEALNPRRIPADDLNQLLQPIFNTADKKSAQDAGKLLTSGINAGPGAASGKVVLTAETAEAWYNKDNNVNLVLVRKETSPEDLRGMRVAKGILTAQGGASSHAALVSRQMGKACIVGAQELNINYAAKTVSVGGTTLKEGDDISIDGFTGEVFAGLIPTSPSEVMQVLDGELKAEESETYQRYSKIMGWADEHRTLNVRANAESDDAAEAVAFGAEGIGLCRTEHMFFGHLDEIREMILAETAETRQKAVDQLLPFQKEDFTKLFTTLAGKPVTIRLLDPPLHEFLSDRHLEEEPGLDEKLAKIAGVTKEDVHRRVSELHELNPMLGHRGCRLGVVYPEVTRMQATAIFEAAVATKQAGHDVYPEVMIPLVGFKTEFENQAAVVREAAAAVFEKAGVEIPYTVGTMIEIPRAALRADEIAEGAEFFSFGTNDLTQTTLGISRDDYGSFMPQYREMDIVPADPFQTIDQPGVGRLMKIGIEGGRKTRPDLKIGICGEHGGDPKSVMFCHDAGLNYVSCSPRRIPIARLAAAQAAIAAG; encoded by the coding sequence ATGGCCGAACAGCACGTTTATTCCTTCGGCGCCGGCGCCGCCGACGGCGACCGTACCATGAAGAACACCCTGGGCGGGAAGGGCGCCAACCTGGCCGAGATGTCCAAGACCGGCCTGCCGGTCCCCGCCGGGTTCACCATCACCACCGACGTCTGCGTTCACTACTCGAAGAACAAGGGCGAGTACCCGGCGGGCGTGAAGGAACAGGTCGACGCGGCCATCCGCAAGGTCGAGAAGGCGATGGGCGCCGAGTTCGGCAGCACCACCAACCCCCTGCTGCTCTCCTGTCGCTCCGGCGCCCGCGAGTCCATGCCGGGCATGATGGACACCGTCCTCAACATCGGCCTGAACGAGAAGACGGTCGACGCCCTCATCAAGCAGTCCGGCGACGAACGTTTCGCCTGGGACAGCTACCGCCGCTTCGTGCAGATGTACGGCGACGTCGTGCTGGGCGTGGACCGGGACGAACAGAACGAAGACCCGTTCGAGACGATCATCGACGAGGCCCGCGAGAAGGCCGGCGTCGAATACGACCACGAACTGTCCGCCGATCAGCTCAAGGAGATCGTCGCCGAGTTCAAGAAGGTCGTGAAGGAGCAGAAGGGGCGTGATTTCCCGGACGACCCGATGGAACAACTCTGGGGCGCCATCGGAGCCGTCTTCGACAGCTGGGACAACGACCGGGCCGTCGTGTATCGCCGCCAGTACGGCATCCCGCACGAATGGGGCACCGCCACCAACGTGCAGGCGATGGTGTTCGGCAACCTCGGCAACGACTGCGCCACCGGCGTCGGCATGACCCGCGACGGCGCCGACGGCACCCCCGGATTTAACGGCGACTACCTCATCAACGCCCAGGGCGAAGACGTGGTGGCCGGCATCCGCACCCCCAAGCGGATCGAGGAGACCTTCGAAAAGGACATGCCCGCGGCGTTCAAGGAACTGACCGAGATCGGCGAGCGGCTGGAGGCCCATTATAAGGACATCCAGGATATTGAGTTCACCGTCCAGAAGGGCAAGGTCTGGATGCTCCAGACCCGCAACGCCAAGCGGACCGGCTTCGCCGCCGTGCGGATCGCGCACGACCTCGTCGAAGAGGGCGTGATCGACAGCAAGGAAGCGTTGAACCCCCGCCGCATCCCCGCGGACGACCTCAACCAGCTCCTCCAGCCGATCTTCAATACGGCCGACAAGAAGTCCGCCCAGGACGCCGGCAAGCTGCTGACCAGCGGCATCAACGCCGGCCCGGGCGCCGCCAGCGGCAAGGTCGTCCTCACCGCCGAGACCGCGGAGGCCTGGTACAACAAGGACAACAACGTCAACCTCGTGCTGGTCCGCAAGGAAACCAGCCCGGAAGACCTCCGCGGCATGCGGGTCGCCAAGGGCATCCTGACCGCCCAGGGCGGGGCGAGCAGCCACGCGGCGCTCGTCTCCCGACAGATGGGCAAGGCCTGCATCGTCGGCGCCCAGGAGTTGAACATCAACTACGCCGCCAAGACCGTCTCCGTCGGCGGGACGACGCTGAAGGAAGGCGACGACATCTCCATCGACGGCTTCACCGGCGAGGTCTTCGCGGGCCTCATCCCGACCAGCCCGTCAGAGGTGATGCAGGTGCTCGACGGCGAGCTGAAGGCTGAGGAGAGCGAGACCTACCAGCGCTACAGCAAGATCATGGGCTGGGCCGACGAGCACCGGACGCTGAACGTCCGGGCCAACGCCGAGAGCGATGACGCCGCCGAGGCCGTCGCTTTCGGCGCCGAGGGCATCGGCCTCTGCCGGACCGAGCACATGTTCTTCGGTCACCTCGACGAGATCCGCGAGATGATCCTCGCCGAGACCGCCGAGACCCGTCAGAAGGCGGTCGATCAGCTCCTCCCGTTCCAGAAGGAGGACTTCACCAAGTTGTTCACCACGCTGGCCGGCAAACCGGTCACGATCCGCCTGCTGGATCCGCCGCTGCACGAGTTCCTCTCCGACCGGCACCTCGAGGAGGAACCGGGCCTGGATGAGAAGCTGGCCAAGATCGCCGGCGTCACCAAGGAGGACGTGCACCGCCGGGTGAGCGAACTGCACGAACTCAACCCGATGCTCGGCCACCGCGGCTGTCGTCTGGGCGTCGTGTACCCCGAGGTGACCCGCATGCAGGCCACCGCGATCTTCGAGGCGGCCGTCGCCACGAAGCAGGCCGGCCACGACGTCTACCCCGAGGTGATGATCCCGCTGGTCGGCTTCAAGACGGAGTTCGAGAACCAGGCCGCCGTCGTCCGTGAAGCCGCCGCCGCGGTGTTCGAGAAGGCCGGCGTGGAGATTCCCTACACCGTCGGCACGATGATCGAGATCCCCCGGGCCGCCCTGCGGGCCGACGAGATCGCCGAGGGCGCCGAGTTCTTCAGCTTCGGCACCAACGACCTGACCCAGACCACCCTGGGCATCTCCCGCGACGACTACGGCAGCTTCATGCCGCAGTACCGCGAGATGGACATCGTCCCCGCCGACCCGTTCCAGACGATCGACCAGCCTGGCGTCGGCCGGCTGATGAAGATCGGCATCGAGGGCGGCCGTAAGACCCGTCCGGACCTGAAGATCGGCATCTGCGGCGAGCACGGCGGCGATCCGAAGTCCGTCATGTTCTGCCACGACGCCGGGCTGAACTACGTCTCCTGCAGCCCGCGGCGGATCCCGATCGCCCGCCTCGCCGCCGCCCAGGCGGCCATCGCCGCCGGCTGA
- the fusA gene encoding elongation factor G has protein sequence MDLNKHRNIGISAHIDSGKTTLTERILFYSGKTHKIGDVKKEGAVMDHMELEKEKGITITSAATSVAWKGFTVNVIDTPGHVDFTVEVERSLRVLDGAILVLCSVGGVQSQSLTVDRQMKRYQIPRIAFINKCDRTGADPFGVAQQMAAKLHVTPVPLQIPIGLEDEHEGVVDLIEMKAYYFDGEKGEKVRTEEVPAELKDQADEKRAEMLEALSLYNDELMEKLLEEADIPAKMIHDVVREATLSHQIVPVMMGSAFKNKAVQPLLDAVNRYLPSPLERDISALNQDEVDEDGKAARVKLLPDKDLPTVAMAFKIVQEQFGQLTYTRIYQGTINKGDSYINTRTGQKTRFGRLVRMHANDRVDVDTAGPGDIIAVVGMDCASGDTFCGGDVNYSLENIFVAEAVITRSLTPVKRDGADKLGKALERFRREDPTFRVFSDEETGETLIAGMGQLHLDIYVERIRREYKVECEVGPPRVAYKERPTKKTDYDHKHKKQTGGSGQYGHVKGTLEPMTDEELEAAEEPFEFVNEVTQGRIPREYIPAIEKGMRRGIVKGPLGEFEVVGIRMILNDGSYHDVDSSEMAFNTTGFQAMRETLKRAAVKLQEPIMKLEIECPEEFQGPVTGHVSSKRGMIVDSATRHGMATVEAEVPLAEMFDYANELRSMTQGKGNFSMEFAKYAQVPSNIQEDVLKARVEQQAAKAAMK, from the coding sequence ATCGACCTCAACAAACACCGCAATATCGGCATCTCCGCCCATATCGACAGCGGCAAGACCACGCTGACTGAGCGGATCCTCTTCTACTCCGGCAAGACGCACAAAATTGGTGACGTCAAGAAGGAAGGGGCCGTGATGGACCACATGGAGCTGGAGAAGGAAAAGGGCATCACGATCACTTCCGCGGCCACCTCCGTGGCGTGGAAGGGCTTCACCGTCAACGTGATCGACACCCCGGGCCACGTCGACTTCACCGTCGAGGTGGAACGCTCCCTCCGCGTGCTGGACGGCGCCATCCTGGTGCTGTGCAGCGTCGGCGGCGTGCAAAGCCAGAGCCTGACGGTCGACCGTCAGATGAAGCGCTACCAGATCCCCCGGATCGCCTTCATCAACAAGTGCGACCGCACCGGCGCCGATCCGTTCGGCGTCGCCCAGCAGATGGCCGCCAAGCTGCACGTCACCCCCGTGCCGCTGCAGATCCCGATCGGTCTGGAAGACGAGCACGAAGGGGTCGTCGACCTCATCGAGATGAAGGCCTACTACTTCGACGGCGAAAAGGGCGAGAAGGTCCGCACCGAGGAAGTTCCCGCCGAGTTGAAGGATCAGGCCGACGAGAAACGGGCCGAGATGCTGGAGGCCCTGAGCCTCTACAACGACGAGTTGATGGAGAAGCTGCTCGAGGAGGCGGACATCCCCGCGAAGATGATCCACGACGTCGTCCGCGAGGCGACGCTGAGCCACCAGATCGTCCCCGTGATGATGGGCTCCGCCTTCAAGAACAAGGCCGTCCAGCCCCTGCTGGACGCCGTCAACCGCTACCTGCCCAGCCCCCTGGAGCGGGACATCAGCGCGTTGAACCAGGACGAAGTCGACGAAGACGGCAAGGCCGCCCGCGTCAAGCTGCTGCCGGACAAGGACCTGCCGACCGTCGCGATGGCCTTCAAGATCGTCCAGGAGCAGTTCGGCCAGTTGACCTACACCCGGATTTATCAGGGCACGATCAACAAGGGCGACAGCTACATCAACACCCGGACCGGCCAGAAGACCCGCTTCGGCCGTCTCGTGCGGATGCACGCCAACGACCGCGTCGACGTCGACACCGCCGGCCCCGGCGACATCATCGCGGTCGTGGGCATGGACTGTGCCTCCGGCGATACGTTCTGCGGCGGCGACGTGAACTATTCGCTGGAGAACATCTTCGTCGCCGAGGCCGTCATCACCCGCTCGCTCACCCCGGTGAAGCGGGACGGGGCCGACAAGCTCGGTAAGGCGCTGGAGCGGTTCCGCCGCGAGGACCCGACTTTCCGCGTCTTCAGCGACGAGGAAACCGGCGAGACCCTCATCGCCGGCATGGGCCAGTTGCACCTCGATATTTACGTCGAACGCATCCGGCGTGAATATAAGGTCGAGTGCGAGGTCGGTCCGCCGCGCGTGGCCTATAAGGAACGGCCGACCAAGAAGACCGACTACGACCACAAGCACAAGAAGCAGACGGGCGGCTCCGGCCAGTACGGCCACGTCAAGGGCACGCTCGAGCCGATGACGGACGAGGAACTGGAAGCTGCGGAGGAGCCGTTCGAGTTCGTCAACGAGGTCACGCAGGGCCGTATTCCCCGCGAATACATCCCCGCGATCGAGAAGGGCATGCGTCGCGGCATCGTCAAGGGCCCCCTGGGCGAGTTCGAGGTCGTCGGGATCCGGATGATCCTCAACGACGGCTCGTACCACGACGTCGACTCCTCCGAAATGGCCTTCAACACGACCGGCTTCCAGGCGATGCGGGAGACCCTGAAACGGGCCGCCGTGAAGCTCCAAGAGCCGATCATGAAGCTGGAGATCGAGTGCCCGGAAGAGTTCCAGGGCCCGGTGACCGGCCACGTGAGCAGCAAGCGCGGCATGATCGTCGACAGCGCCACCCGCCACGGGATGGCGACCGTCGAGGCCGAAGTCCCGCTGGCGGAGATGTTCGACTACGCCAACGAACTGCGGTCCATGACCCAGGGCAAAGGTAACTTCAGCATGGAGTTCGCGAAGTACGCCCAGGTCCCGTCGAACATTCAGGAAGACGTCCTGAAGGCCCGCGTCGAACAGCAGGCCGCCAAGGCGGCGATGAAGTAA
- a CDS encoding triphosphoribosyl-dephospho-CoA synthase translates to MNLSELVRRACLTECTARKPGNVYPGADFADLTYAHFVAAAHVAAETLPAAAKLGVGPAVLNCVRATRRECGTNVNLGIALLLAPLCAVPEDVSLADGVGPVLAATTVKDAWAVYEAIRLASPGGLGETPEQDVRDEPTVTLTEAMTLAANRDRIARQYAVGFDDVRIFAERFPLERTGKWESATTFLYLMELSRHPDSHIARRCGPATAEEARIRAEDVVHKRPERSDWPVHRRAARELDRFLRGGSPRRNPGTTADLTCAALFWAGRERLIELPTEDELAAHAARLVRQGGGA, encoded by the coding sequence ATGAATCTGTCCGAACTCGTCCGCCGGGCCTGCCTCACGGAGTGCACCGCCCGCAAGCCGGGGAACGTCTACCCGGGGGCGGACTTCGCTGACCTCACCTACGCCCACTTCGTCGCCGCGGCCCATGTCGCGGCGGAGACGCTGCCGGCCGCTGCGAAGCTGGGCGTCGGCCCGGCCGTGTTGAACTGCGTGCGGGCGACCCGGCGGGAGTGCGGGACGAACGTGAACCTCGGGATCGCCCTGCTGCTCGCCCCGCTGTGCGCCGTGCCGGAGGACGTCTCGCTGGCGGACGGCGTCGGGCCGGTTCTTGCCGCGACGACCGTGAAGGACGCCTGGGCCGTGTACGAAGCGATCCGCTTGGCGAGCCCCGGCGGGCTGGGGGAAACGCCGGAGCAGGATGTGCGGGACGAGCCGACGGTGACGCTGACGGAAGCGATGACGTTGGCGGCCAACCGCGATCGGATCGCTCGACAGTACGCCGTAGGATTTGACGACGTGCGCATCTTCGCCGAACGGTTCCCCCTCGAACGGACTGGAAAGTGGGAGTCGGCGACGACGTTTCTCTACCTGATGGAGCTCTCGAGGCACCCGGATTCGCACATCGCCCGCCGGTGCGGACCGGCGACGGCGGAAGAGGCGCGGATTCGAGCCGAGGACGTCGTTCACAAACGGCCGGAGAGATCGGATTGGCCCGTTCACAGGCGGGCGGCCCGGGAACTCGACCGGTTCCTCCGCGGCGGCTCGCCGCGCCGCAATCCGGGCACGACGGCGGACCTCACCTGTGCCGCGCTGTTTTGGGCCGGGCGGGAGCGGCTGATCGAGCTGCCGACGGAGGACGAACTCGCCGCCCACGCGGCGCGTCTCGTCCGGCAGGGCGGGGGCGCGTAG
- a CDS encoding DUF1598 domain-containing protein — translation MRVSLLLAASLLVPATALAQNNGNAGGVLIDPAGALTARYDKTLGTKLDRDRQAAFAAQNLPADLNASSDARKVSLRKLEAALAAATAAGQEPDETMLHLAGLTRIEAILVQPGTAEEPGDVVLVGPAGGFGPDALGRKVSTAEGDHGGRPVLHLFDLLAALRGGDARQDGAIGCSIDPVPERQAAMARATAGLGAVRSVSQAAGIYRKLAEILGEQTIRIYGVPAGSHFGVTLAEADYRMKLIALGLEPSGVRALPSHLALIGPGANSAQRFFIVADYEPVAVNANRTAFALRGQRLRMMTEDEAIAADGSRRDAGQRGQSNVAWANRFTEQVPALAAERPIFAQLQSLYDLAVTAELLRAERLAEQAGWTPGLLLDEAALPVPVGPAPKTVPTAFNTKSTGRTVVGLISGGVSIRPADALREAGQTPDSGGDLEQARADALAAAGARWWWD, via the coding sequence GTGCGCGTCTCCCTGCTGCTCGCCGCGTCGCTGCTCGTCCCCGCGACGGCTCTCGCTCAGAATAACGGCAACGCCGGGGGCGTGCTGATCGACCCGGCCGGCGCCCTTACCGCCCGCTACGACAAAACCCTCGGCACCAAGCTCGACAGGGACCGGCAGGCCGCCTTCGCCGCCCAGAACCTGCCCGCGGACCTCAACGCGAGCAGCGACGCCCGCAAGGTCTCGCTGAGGAAGCTCGAAGCCGCCCTCGCCGCGGCGACGGCGGCGGGGCAGGAGCCGGACGAGACGATGCTGCACCTCGCCGGTCTGACCCGGATCGAGGCGATCCTCGTCCAGCCGGGGACGGCGGAGGAGCCGGGGGACGTGGTGCTGGTCGGCCCGGCCGGAGGGTTTGGGCCGGATGCGCTGGGCCGGAAGGTCTCCACGGCGGAGGGCGACCACGGCGGGCGGCCGGTGTTGCACCTGTTCGATCTGCTGGCCGCGCTTCGCGGCGGAGACGCACGGCAGGACGGAGCGATCGGCTGTTCCATCGACCCCGTGCCCGAACGCCAGGCCGCGATGGCTCGCGCGACCGCCGGCCTCGGGGCGGTGCGGTCGGTCTCGCAGGCGGCGGGCATCTACCGGAAGCTGGCGGAGATCCTCGGCGAGCAGACGATCCGCATCTACGGCGTCCCGGCCGGTTCGCACTTCGGCGTCACGCTGGCGGAGGCGGACTACCGCATGAAGCTGATCGCCCTCGGCCTTGAACCCTCCGGGGTGCGGGCTCTGCCGTCGCACCTCGCCCTAATCGGGCCGGGGGCGAACAGCGCCCAGCGGTTTTTCATCGTCGCCGACTACGAACCCGTCGCCGTGAACGCCAACCGCACCGCCTTCGCCCTCCGCGGTCAGCGCCTGCGGATGATGACGGAGGACGAGGCGATCGCCGCCGACGGCAGCCGCCGCGACGCCGGTCAGCGGGGGCAGTCCAACGTGGCCTGGGCGAACCGCTTCACGGAGCAGGTGCCCGCATTGGCCGCCGAACGGCCGATCTTCGCCCAGCTCCAGAGCCTGTACGACCTGGCGGTGACGGCCGAACTGCTGCGGGCGGAGCGATTGGCGGAGCAGGCCGGGTGGACGCCGGGCCTGCTGCTCGACGAAGCCGCATTGCCGGTGCCGGTCGGCCCGGCGCCGAAGACGGTGCCGACGGCGTTCAACACGAAGAGCACGGGCCGCACGGTCGTGGGGCTGATCAGCGGCGGCGTGTCGATCCGACCCGCCGACGCCTTGCGGGAGGCCGGGCAAACGCCGGACTCCGGCGGCGACTTGGAGCAGGCCCGGGCCGACGCCCTCGCCGCGGCCGGCGCGCGGTGGTGGTGGGACTGA
- the trxA gene encoding thioredoxin gives MSADAASPSPPFTVDVTAATFEAAVLRSPVPVVVDFWAPWCGPCRTLGPLLEGLAAEGNGAWTLAKVDIDQEQQLAAAFRVSSIPHVIAFAGGRPVDQFVGLKTEADLRAWLHRLAPDEADHRLAEAAKLEADSPTAAAIRYGLALDLRPGFPEATLGLARCAMRTGDVDEAAAALADLEQRGPLPPEATKLKAELALRQSGGKTDLAEARAAAEAAPDDPAAQLTLADALAAAGEYEPALQAALSVVERFPGQPRDAGKAAMLRVFEVLGADPLVGDYRRRLASALY, from the coding sequence ATGTCCGCCGACGCCGCCTCCCCCAGCCCGCCGTTCACCGTCGACGTCACCGCCGCGACGTTCGAGGCCGCCGTCCTCCGCAGCCCGGTCCCGGTCGTCGTCGACTTCTGGGCCCCGTGGTGCGGGCCCTGCCGGACGCTCGGCCCGTTGCTGGAAGGCCTCGCCGCGGAGGGCAATGGGGCTTGGACGCTGGCAAAGGTCGACATCGATCAGGAACAGCAGCTCGCCGCGGCGTTCCGCGTCAGCTCGATCCCGCACGTGATCGCCTTCGCCGGGGGGCGGCCGGTCGATCAGTTTGTCGGGCTGAAGACAGAGGCCGATCTGCGGGCGTGGCTCCATCGGCTGGCCCCGGACGAGGCGGACCATCGCCTCGCCGAGGCCGCAAAACTGGAGGCCGACAGTCCCACCGCGGCGGCGATCCGGTACGGCCTTGCCCTCGATCTACGTCCCGGCTTCCCGGAGGCGACGCTGGGCCTCGCCCGCTGTGCGATGCGGACGGGGGACGTGGACGAGGCCGCGGCGGCGCTCGCCGACCTGGAGCAACGCGGCCCGCTCCCCCCGGAGGCCACCAAGCTGAAGGCGGAACTGGCCCTGCGGCAGTCGGGCGGGAAGACCGACCTCGCCGAGGCCCGGGCCGCCGCGGAGGCGGCCCCGGACGACCCGGCGGCGCAACTGACCCTGGCGGACGCCCTCGCCGCCGCGGGCGAGTACGAACCGGCCCTGCAAGCGGCCCTGTCCGTGGTCGAACGCTTCCCCGGCCAGCCTCGCGACGCCGGCAAAGCGGCCATGCTGCGGGTGTTCGAGGTCCTGGGGGCCGACCCGCTGGTCGGCGACTACCGCCGCCGGCTGGCGTCGGCGTTGTACTGA